The following coding sequences lie in one Oryctolagus cuniculus chromosome 7, mOryCun1.1, whole genome shotgun sequence genomic window:
- the LOC100354195 gene encoding histone H3, whose amino-acid sequence MARTKQTARKSTGGKAPRKQLATKAARKSAPATGGVKKPHRYRPGTVALREIRRYQKSTELLIRKLPFQRLVREIAQDFKTDLRFQSSAVMALQEASEAYLVGLFEDTNLCAIHAKRVTIMPKDIQLARRIRGERA is encoded by the coding sequence ATGGCCCGCACGAAGCAGACGGCGCGCAAGTCGACGGGCGGCAAGGCGCCCCGCAAGCAGCTGGCCACCAAGGCGGCCCGCAAgagcgcgccggccacgggcGGCGTCAAGAAGCCGCACCGCTACCGGCCGGGCACCGTGGCGCTGCGCGAGATCCGGCGCTACCAGAAGTCGACCGAGCTGCTGATCCGCAAGCTGCCGTTCCAGCGGCTGGTGCGCGAGATCGCGCAGGACTTCAAGACGGACCTGCGCTTCCAGAGCTCGGCCGTCATGGCGCTGCAGGAGGCGAGCGAGGCCTACCTGGTGGGCCTGTTCGAGGACACGAACCTGTGCGCCATCCACGCCAAGCGCGTCACCATCATGCCCAAGGACATCCAGCTGGCCCGCCGCATCCGCGGAGAGCGGGCCTAG